A single genomic interval of Cupriavidus sp. MP-37 harbors:
- a CDS encoding thioesterase family protein: MKHVYTVVMPIRWGDMDAMGHVNNTVYFQYLEQARIEWFASLGRGGKDANGQGPVIINAHMTFLKQLRYPGEIECRVYAGQLGRTSFETRMEIRRTDLPEVVWAEGGAKVVWCDYAAEKSVPVPAEIREIIEG, from the coding sequence ATGAAACACGTCTATACGGTGGTGATGCCGATCCGCTGGGGCGACATGGACGCGATGGGCCATGTCAACAACACCGTCTATTTCCAGTATCTGGAGCAGGCCCGCATCGAATGGTTCGCGTCGCTGGGGCGCGGCGGCAAGGATGCGAACGGGCAGGGGCCGGTCATCATCAATGCGCATATGACCTTCCTGAAGCAGCTGCGCTATCCGGGCGAGATCGAGTGCCGGGTCTACGCCGGGCAGCTGGGACGGACCAGTTTCGAGACGCGCATGGAAATCCGGCGCACCGATCTGCCCGAGGTGGTATGGGCCGAGGGCGGGGCCAAGGTGGTGTGGTGCGACTATGCGGCGGAGAAATCGGTGCCGGTGCCGGCGGAGATTCGGGAGATCATCGAAGGGTGA
- a CDS encoding DctP family TRAP transporter solute-binding subunit, giving the protein MKRRALMLATAAALAASAFAPAGAMAQTYKSEYKMSLVLGPAFPWGKGGEIWADLVKQRTNGRINIKLYPGTSLVAGDQTREFSAIRQGVIDMAVGSTINWSPQVKELNLFSLPFLMPDYKALDALTQGEVGKSIFATLEKAGVVPLAWGENGFREVSNSKREIRKPEDLKGLKLRVVGSPLYIETFNALGANPTQMSWADAQPAMASGAVDGQENPQSVFAAAKLYTVGQKYVTTWGYVADPLIFVVNKQIWESWTPADREIVKQAAIDAGKQEIALARKGLAEAGAPAWKDMEAHGVKVTHLTPAEHDAFRKATAKVYDKWKKQIGTDLVTKAEGAIAKR; this is encoded by the coding sequence ATGAAACGTCGTGCCCTGATGCTTGCAACGGCCGCAGCCCTGGCCGCTTCCGCCTTCGCCCCCGCCGGTGCGATGGCCCAGACCTACAAGTCCGAGTACAAGATGTCGCTGGTGCTCGGCCCGGCCTTCCCGTGGGGCAAGGGCGGCGAGATCTGGGCCGACCTGGTCAAGCAGCGTACCAACGGCCGCATCAATATCAAGCTGTACCCGGGCACCTCGCTGGTGGCCGGCGACCAGACCCGCGAGTTCTCGGCGATCCGCCAGGGCGTGATCGACATGGCGGTGGGCTCGACCATCAACTGGTCGCCGCAGGTCAAGGAACTGAACCTGTTCTCGCTGCCGTTCCTGATGCCCGACTACAAGGCGCTCGACGCGCTGACGCAGGGCGAGGTCGGCAAGTCGATCTTCGCCACGCTGGAGAAGGCCGGCGTGGTGCCGCTGGCGTGGGGCGAGAACGGCTTCCGCGAGGTGTCGAACTCCAAGCGCGAGATCCGCAAGCCGGAAGACCTCAAGGGCCTGAAGCTGCGCGTGGTGGGCTCGCCGCTGTACATCGAGACCTTCAACGCGCTGGGCGCCAACCCGACCCAGATGAGCTGGGCCGACGCGCAGCCGGCGATGGCCTCGGGCGCGGTCGACGGCCAGGAGAACCCGCAGTCGGTGTTCGCCGCCGCCAAGCTTTACACCGTGGGCCAGAAGTACGTCACCACCTGGGGCTACGTCGCCGACCCGCTGATCTTCGTGGTCAACAAGCAGATCTGGGAAAGCTGGACCCCGGCCGACCGCGAGATCGTCAAGCAGGCCGCCATCGACGCCGGCAAGCAGGAAATCGCGCTGGCCCGCAAGGGCCTGGCCGAGGCCGGCGCGCCCGCGTGGAAGGACATGGAGGCCCACGGCGTCAAGGTCACGCACCTGACCCCGGCCGAGCACGACGCCTTCCGCAAGGCCACCGCCAAGGTCTACGACAAGTGGAAGAAGCAGATCGGCACCGACCTGGTCACCAAGGCCGAAGGCGCGATCGCCAAGCGCTAA
- a CDS encoding TRAP transporter large permease has protein sequence MTLVAIILFVVFIGLMLLGVPIGVSLGLGGLVAIGLSNLDTQMFGLLAVPQNFYAGLAKYPLLAIPMFVLVGSIFDRSGVAQRLVTFAIAVVGRGPGMLPLVAILVAMFLGGISGSGPANAAAVGGVMIAAMSRAGYPGSYSAAVVGAAAATDILIPPSVAFIIYSVLVPGASVPALFAAGMIPGVLAGIALIVPAVWLARKHNMGAAEAALPRPPFWKSLREAAWGLVAPFLILGGMRAGWFTPTEAAVVAVVYGLFVGMVVYRSIGLRDLFTIFQEAAETSAVILLVVALAGIFAYALSTLGVIDPLAQAIATSGLGEYGVLALIVLLLMTVGMFLDGISIFLIFVPLLLPIANAFQWNPVWFGVVLTLKVALGQFTPPLAVNLMVSCRIARVRMEETVPWVIWMLLAMFIAMLMVLAYPPLATWLPEYLGY, from the coding sequence ATGACGCTGGTTGCCATCATCCTGTTCGTGGTCTTTATCGGCCTGATGCTGCTGGGGGTGCCGATCGGCGTGTCGCTGGGGCTGGGCGGCCTGGTCGCGATCGGCCTGTCCAATCTCGATACCCAGATGTTCGGCCTGCTGGCGGTGCCGCAGAATTTCTACGCCGGGCTGGCCAAGTACCCGCTGCTGGCGATCCCGATGTTCGTGCTGGTGGGCTCGATCTTCGACCGCTCCGGCGTGGCGCAGCGGCTGGTGACCTTTGCCATCGCCGTGGTCGGGCGCGGCCCGGGGATGCTGCCGCTGGTGGCGATCCTGGTGGCGATGTTCCTCGGCGGCATTTCGGGCTCGGGCCCGGCCAACGCGGCCGCGGTCGGCGGCGTGATGATCGCGGCGATGTCGCGCGCGGGCTATCCCGGCTCGTACAGCGCGGCGGTGGTCGGCGCGGCGGCCGCGACCGACATCCTGATCCCGCCGTCGGTGGCGTTCATCATCTACAGCGTGCTGGTGCCGGGCGCGTCGGTGCCGGCGCTGTTCGCGGCCGGCATGATCCCGGGTGTGCTCGCGGGCATCGCGCTGATCGTGCCGGCGGTGTGGCTGGCGCGCAAGCACAATATGGGCGCCGCCGAAGCCGCGCTGCCGCGTCCGCCGTTCTGGAAAAGCCTGCGCGAGGCCGCTTGGGGCCTGGTGGCGCCGTTCCTGATCCTGGGCGGCATGCGCGCCGGCTGGTTCACGCCGACCGAAGCCGCCGTGGTGGCGGTGGTCTATGGCCTGTTCGTCGGCATGGTGGTGTACCGCAGCATCGGCCTGCGCGACCTGTTCACGATCTTCCAGGAAGCGGCCGAGACCTCGGCGGTGATCCTGCTGGTGGTGGCGCTGGCCGGCATCTTTGCCTATGCGCTGTCGACGCTGGGCGTGATCGACCCGCTGGCGCAGGCGATCGCCACCTCCGGGCTGGGCGAATACGGCGTGCTGGCGCTGATCGTGCTGCTGCTGATGACGGTGGGCATGTTCCTCGACGGCATTTCGATCTTCCTGATCTTCGTGCCGCTGCTGCTGCCGATCGCCAATGCCTTCCAGTGGAACCCGGTGTGGTTCGGCGTGGTGCTGACGCTGAAGGTGGCGCTGGGCCAGTTCACGCCGCCGCTGGCCGTGAACCTGATGGTGTCGTGCCGGATCGCCCGCGTGCGCATGGAAGAAACCGTGCCCTGGGTGATCTGGATGCTGCTGGCGATGTTTATCGCCATGCTGATGGTGCTGGCCTATCCGCCGCTGGCGACGTGGCTGCCGGAGTACCTCGGCTATTGA
- a CDS encoding TRAP transporter small permease: protein MEQQNEARRNAVPQHVVDSAVIPQAADEAQDAEFRVSPRLEDWIGVIVMVLLVGITFANVVVRYFTDESFAWTEEFSVFLMIVLALVAGSAAVARDRNIRIEFFFERGSAARQRRLAILSALAVAVMFIALAVLGARITWDEYTFGETSPGIGVPSWWYSIWLPVLSAGIALRALALVLRNVRALKTLHQQSQSATERTQ, encoded by the coding sequence ATGGAGCAACAAAACGAGGCACGGCGCAACGCCGTGCCGCAACACGTCGTCGATTCCGCGGTGATCCCGCAGGCCGCCGACGAAGCGCAGGACGCTGAATTCCGCGTATCGCCCCGCCTCGAGGACTGGATTGGCGTGATCGTGATGGTGCTGCTGGTGGGCATCACCTTCGCCAACGTGGTGGTCCGCTATTTCACCGACGAGTCGTTCGCCTGGACCGAGGAATTCTCGGTGTTCCTGATGATCGTGCTGGCCCTGGTCGCCGGCAGCGCCGCGGTGGCGCGCGACCGCAATATCCGCATCGAATTCTTCTTCGAGCGCGGCAGCGCGGCCCGGCAGCGGCGCCTGGCGATCCTGTCGGCGCTGGCGGTGGCGGTGATGTTCATCGCGCTGGCGGTGCTGGGCGCGCGCATTACGTGGGACGAGTACACCTTCGGCGAAACCTCGCCCGGCATCGGCGTGCCGAGCTGGTGGTACTCGATCTGGCTGCCGGTGCTGTCGGCCGGCATCGCGCTGCGCGCGCTGGCCCTGGTGTTGCGCAACGTGCGCGCGCTCAAGACGCTGCATCAACAGAGCCAGTCGGCGACGGAGCGTACCCAATGA
- a CDS encoding SDR family oxidoreductase: MGLSINLEGKVALVTGASSGLGSRFATVLAAAGAKVVLASRRTERLKELRAAIEAEGGSAHVVRLDVTDPDSIRAAVAHAETEAGAIDILVNNSGVSTTQKLTDVAPEDFDFVFDTNTRGAFFVAQEVAKRMIARAKGAERNGSPLPQARIVNIASVAGLKVLSQIGVYCMSKAAVVHMTKAMALEWARHGINSNAICPGYIDTDINHHHWDSDAGQKLIQMLPRKRLGKPEDLDGLLLLLASDQSQFINGAVITADDGMV; the protein is encoded by the coding sequence ATGGGTTTGTCGATCAATCTGGAAGGCAAGGTGGCGCTGGTGACCGGCGCCTCGAGCGGGCTGGGCTCGCGTTTCGCCACGGTGCTCGCCGCCGCCGGTGCCAAGGTGGTGCTGGCCTCGCGCCGCACCGAGCGGCTCAAGGAACTGCGCGCCGCGATCGAGGCCGAGGGCGGCAGCGCCCATGTGGTGCGCCTGGACGTGACCGATCCCGACAGCATCCGCGCCGCGGTGGCGCACGCCGAAACCGAAGCCGGCGCCATCGATATCCTGGTCAACAACTCGGGCGTGTCGACCACGCAGAAGCTGACCGACGTGGCCCCGGAAGACTTCGACTTCGTCTTCGACACCAATACCCGCGGCGCCTTTTTTGTCGCGCAGGAAGTCGCCAAGCGCATGATTGCGCGCGCCAAGGGCGCCGAGCGCAACGGCAGTCCGCTGCCGCAGGCGCGCATCGTCAATATCGCGTCGGTGGCGGGGCTGAAGGTGCTGTCGCAGATCGGCGTCTATTGCATGAGCAAGGCGGCGGTGGTGCACATGACCAAGGCCATGGCGCTGGAATGGGCGCGCCATGGCATCAATTCCAACGCCATCTGCCCCGGCTATATCGACACCGATATCAACCACCACCACTGGGATTCCGACGCCGGGCAGAAGCTGATCCAGATGCTGCCGCGCAAGCGCCTGGGCAAGCCGGAAGATCTCGACGGCCTGTTGCTGCTGCTGGCCTCGGACCAGTCGCAGTTTATCAACGGCGCCGTCATCACCGCCGACGACGGCATGGTCTGA